The sequence below is a genomic window from Shinella zoogloeoides.
CAGCGCCTCGCGGTCCGGCTCGCCGTCGGCGAAGACGGAAACGCGCAGGCCCAGCTTCTTCAGCCGGCCGACGATGTTGCCGAGCAGGTTGTGGTTCTTGCGGAAATCCCAGCCATGGTCGGACGTCGCCTGCGCCGGATCGTCCGGCACCAGCGTCACCTGTTCGGGACGGTGCTCCTCGACGAGGCGCATGAAGCTCTCCTCGGGAAAGCCCTCGATGTTGAATTCCGTGTCGGAAAACTCGGTATCGATCAACGCGCGGATAGGCGCGAGATCGCTGAAGCGCACATGCCGCTGGTCCGGCCGGGGGTGGACGGTCAGCCCGCTGGCGCCTGCCTCGAGCGCAATCCGGCCGAGGCCGGTGACGCTCGGCCAGGGCAGATCCCGGCGGTTGCGCAGCATGGCGATGGCGTTGAGATTGACCGACAGTTTCGCAGGCATGACGACGCGGGCTCCTATTGCTGCTTCAACGTCTAGCCTGTTGTTTCCACAAGGGCAATCACGGCAAATGTCACGGCGACAAGCCCTTCGGGAGAATTGGCGGCCCCACGCCCACTTGACCCTTGCCGATCATCAAGAATCACCGGTAAACTCCCCGTGATTTTTGGGGATGGCGCGCGTTCGCGCCAGCGGGGGAACGGAAGGGCATCAGGCAAAGGCGATGGTCTCCTCAGTGGCGTCACCATGAGCAGGACCGACAGGCCGGCGTGCGAGCACGTCCGGCACGCTTTGGCTGAAATCATCGCCAGTGAGGCCTTTGCCCGCTCGGAACGCTTGCGCTCGTTTCTCTCCTACATCGTCGACAAGGAACTCTCCGGCAAGGCCGCCCATCTCAAGGGCTACAGCATCGGCATCGACGTGTTCGGACGGTCGCACGGCTTCGATGCCGGCAACGATCCGCTGGTGCGCGTACAGGCCGGCAAGCTGCGAAAGCTGCTGGAACACTACTACGAGACCGAGGGCGCCGCGGCATGCCTGCGCATTCGCGTTCCCCTCGGCAGCTACGTTCCTGAGTACAGCCTCGTCGGCGGGACGCAGGACGCCAAGGGGGCGATGCCCCCTTGCGATCCCGCAGCGGCTCCCCGCAGCATACGGCAGAAGCCGGCGGCACGCCGGTCATGGCTCCCCGCCCCCGCCTCTTCGCCGATCGCGCTGTTTTCGCTGCTGCCGCTGCTGTTCCTCGCCCCTTCCGTCTACCCTGACACCACCAATGCCGCGATCGCCAGCGCCCAGCGGGTGCTGTCGGTGCAGACGGTGCTGTCCGGCCGGGCCGTGCCGCAACTGCACATCCAGCAATGCTGGCCGACCGGAGGCGATTGCAATGCGCTCGCCCAGGCGATCGCGAATTCCGCCGGCTACCACCGGACCGTGGATCTCGTCGAACAGCAGGAGACGCGGGAGACCCGGTCGCTCTCCTATACGATCCGCATCGAGAACAGGGCAGATGGCGGCGGGATCTACGCGCGGTTGATCCACGAACAGTCCGGCGTGACGGTCTATGCGCGGCACTTCTCCCGCGCACAGTTGCGCAGCGAGGCCGGCCTTGCCTACGAGGCGGTGACCTTTGCGGCGCGCGCGCTTTCCGCGAGCGGCCCGCTCTACCGTCATGCCATGCAGGCCGGCATCGCCAGCGACATGATGCGATGCCTTGCGCTGGAAGAGCAGAAGCCACCGCGCGGACTGCCCTATCGGCAGGCCGCCGGATGCTCGACGGGCGCACCCGCCGCGCTGGCCGATGCCGCCGCCGGAACGCCGCCGGTGCGATAGTCCGGTGGAACCGCACACGGCTCTACAACCGACCACAGGAAATACATCCCTAGATATAGCGATATGCATACCTATGCCGAGTGCCTATTTTAGCAGGATGGGCGGACTGGTAGTGTTTACCGCTCGGGTTGACGATCCGGCGCAATACATTTGCAAACAGGATCGGAAACCGCGGCACAATCGTATACACTCTGCCGGAATTGCACAGGCCGGCAGACATGTTGCGATGCAGGGTACTATCCGCCGTTTCGACATCCATCCTTCGCGGGGAAGATGGTCTCGCGCCGGCGTCGGGGGTAATGACATGACCAGACTTCTTTTTCGCGGGTGGCTTTCATGATGACCAATGAGTCGAAGAAAGCCGAGGCCCGCGCGGGCGCGCGCAAATCCATCCGTTTCCTGCCGGTTGCGCCGCTGCCGGAAAACCTGCCGGACGGCCGCCTTGCCATCGCCGACATGGCGAACGCCTTCGGCGTGACCCACCGCACGCTGCATTTCTACGAGGAAAAGGGGCTCCTGACTGCAGCGCGCGTCGGGCCCATGCGGGTCTACGGCCCGACGGAAATCCAGCAGATGGCCGTGGTCAACACCTGCCGCGAGACGGGCATGCCGGTCGCCGTGATCCAGGAACTGCTGGAGCGCCTTTCGGCCGCTGAAAGCCAGGAAGAGGCCGACGGCATCTTTCGCACGGCGATGACCGCGCGCAAGCGCGAGCTCGCCGCCCAGCAATCGACGATCCGCCGGCAGATGCAGCAGATCAACGAACTCCTGGATTTCAGCGCCGCGCACGAGGCCGAAACAAACGACAATATCCAGCAGGCCAACCTTTCCCCGGTGGAGCTGCGCTGTCTCGCCCTGATGGCCGAAGGCTACCCCACGAGCCGAATCGCCCGCGCGCTCGAGATCGAGCCCGGCGAAGTGCAGGTGATGGAAAAGAACATCATCGCCAAATTCAGCAGCAACAACCGTTTCCAGGCCGTCGCAAAGGCGGTCATGCTCGGGATCGTCGGCCACTGAGGCCGACGGTATGAGCCGGACATGATGACCGGCTCCGTTCATCCGCTTGCCTGCAAGCGGCCCGCCGTGCGGATTACCGTACGACGGTAAGCGTTTCCGCGGCGCGCGTAATGGCAGTGTAGAGCCAGCGTTCGCGCGTGTCGCGGAAGGCGAAACTCTCGTCGAACAGCACGACATTGTTCCACTGCGAGCCCTGCGCCTTGTGCACGGTCAGCGCATAGCCGAAATCGAACTCGTCGTAGCGCTTGCGCGTCGACCACGGAATTTCTTCCTCGATATTCTCGAAGGCGGCTTTCAGCAGCTTGATCTTGGCCGCGCCGCGATCCATGTCGTCGTCTTCCGGACGGATCATCAGGTTGATGCCGGGCTTCACCGTTTCCTTGGACGAACTCATCACCTGCCAGAGCGAGCCGTTGAGCAGGCCCTTGGCGGGATCGTTGCGCAGGCATACCAGTTTGTCGCCGGATTGCGGATAGTCGGTGGTAAAGCCCTTCAACTCGCGCAGACGCTGGTTGTAGCGCCGCCGGGTCCGGTTGGTGCCGACGAGCACCTGGTCGGCATCGAGCACGAGCGACTGGTCCACTTCGTTGCGGCCGATGACGCGCGCCGCGCCGTACTCGCCATAGCCGATATCCTTGCCCTCGCGCACCTGCATGGCGAGGTCGATGATCGGATTGTCGCGCGCCTGCCGATGGATCTCCGTCAACAGGTAGTCCGGTTCTTGGTTGGTGAAATAGCCGCCGCCGGAAACGGGCGGAAGCTGGCCGGGATCGCCGAGCACGAGGATCGGCGTACCGAAGCTCATCAGGTCCCGTCCGAGCGCTTCATCCACCATGGAGCATTCGTCGACGACGACGAGCGCGGCTTTCGCGACCGGGCTCTGGCGGTTGATGGAAAACATCGGCGAGATCGAGGTCTTGCCCGTCTCCTCGTCCGACACTTCCTCCTCGCCGCGCGGGCGATAGATCAGCGAGTGGATGGTCTTGGCGTTGGTCGCGCCCTTGGAGCGCAGCACCTGCGCCGCCTTGCCGGTGAAAGCGGCGAACAGCACCTCGCCGTCGACATTCTCGGCGAAATGGCGCGCAAGCGTCGTCTTGCCGGTGCCAGCATAGCCGAACAGCCGGAACAGCGGCTCCCGCCCTTCCTTCAGCCATCGCGCGACGGCCTTGAGGGCTTCATCCTGTTGGGGTGCGAATTCCATCCCCGGACTTGGCAGGATTCGCCGCCGCGAAGCAAGAGGGCATCGCCGCTTCGCCCTTTGCCGGGCAAATGCCTCCCCCCTTATTTGGCCCTGTTCGCCAATGCCTCGTCACGCTATGGAGAGCGCAACCTCCGGAGCGATGACTTGCCCCCAGCCTCTCGACCCCCGAATGACGGAACGAACGCGCCGACCGGTTTCGGCCGGTTGCCGGCGCCGCTGCAATGGGGTCTCGTCGCCTGTCTTTCCGTCCTCACCACCGTTCCCTTGGAAGCGGCAGGCTTTCCCGCCGCCCTCCTCATGGGGCCGATGCTGGCGGGCATCTTCGTGGCGCTCGGCGGCGGCTCGATCCGCCTGCCGCGCATCTTCTTCTTCGCCGTGCAGGTCGTGCTGGCGCTGATCATCGCGACCATGGTCTCGCAGGATTTCGTCGGCACCTTCCTGGAAAACTGGCCGCTGATGCTGCTCGTCGTCGTGTCGGTGATCAGCGTCAGCACGCTTTCCGGCTGGCTGATCGCTCGCACCGGTATCCTGCCCGGCACCACGGCGATCTGGGGCTCGTCCGCCGGCGCCGCCTCCACCATGATGATCATGGCCGAAGCCTACGGCGCGGACGCCCGCCTCGTCGCCTTCATGCAATATCTGCGCGTCGTCTTCGTCGCGAGCTTTGCAACGCTCGTCGCCCATTTCGGTGGCCATGACGGCGCGGCGATGCCGCCGCATGCATGGTTCGAGCCGGTGCCGATGCTGCCGCTCGCCGCCATGCTGGCGGTCGGCATTCTCGCCGGCCTTGCCGGGCAGAAGCTGCGCATTCCGGCCGGCGCCTTCCTCGTGCCCTTCGCCCTCGCCTCGGTGCTGAATTCCTCGGGCACGGTGACGATCGTGCTGCCGCAATGGCTGCTCGTCATCGCCTTCACCCTGCTCGGCTGGAACATCGGTCTCGGCTTCACGCGCGCCATCCTGCTTCATGCACGCCGCGCCCTTCTGCCGACCGTCGCCTCCATCATCGCGCTGATCAGCTTTTCCGGCCTGCTCGCCGGCCTGCTGATCCTCGTCCTCGGCATCGATCCACTGACCGCCTATCTCGCGACAAGCCCCGGCGGCCTCGACTCCATCGCCGTCATCGCCGCCTCCAGCAAGGTCGACGTTGCCTTCGTCATGACATTGCAGACGGCGCGGCTGATCCTCGTGACACTCATCGGGCCCTGGCTCGCCCGCTTCCTCGCGGATCGGTCTTAACCCGGCGCGTTTTCGAGAAGAATGGGGCTGCCATGCGGCGTCGCTTCGGCCGCGCGGGCCCAGCGCTCCGAAAGCGCCGCCTGTTCCGCCTCGCTCGCGACGCCCCGCTCTGAGAGCAGCCCGGCAAGCGCCGCGACCCAGCAATCGAAATAATCGGCGCCATCCTCGGCCCGCCCCGGCCGGTGCACCTCGCGCGACAATGCCTCCGCCCAGTCCGCCCAGGTGAAGACGCCCTGCTCGTGCAGGCGCACGGTCATGGCAAAGGCCTGCGCCTGCCAAGGTTCGGCAAAGACCGGATCGCCCTCGGCGGATTTCGGCAGGCCAGGCGAGTCAGCGAGCGTTTCACACCGGCTCAAGATAGCTCTCCCAGGCATCGATCGAGACCGTCAGTCCCGGTTCCGCCCCCTCGCCCCAGATCTCCGCGCCGTCGAAGACTACGGTATAGACCCATTGCGGGTTTTCGCCCTTGCCGTGCGCATTCTCATCGGGAAAGACGAACGAACCTTGAACCGCCTCGATCACCCCTACCTTTTCGCGCGCATAGCGCGGCAGGCGGGTATGGGTCGCCGGGTTGAAATTGCGGGTACGCACGCGCTCGCCGGCGTCAAAGCGCGGTGTCGTGTCGAGCGGCCGGTCGCAAGGCCCGCCCTTGGCGAGCACCGCCGGCACCATGTCCGCCTTGAGCACGCGTTTGGGCTCGGCGCCCTTCTCCATCTTCCGTCCCTCGGCCAGTTCCCCGGCGCTGACGAAGCCGTGGCGCTGAAGCAGCGTTTCCAGCGCGCGGATCCAGATCTCGTAATAACTGGCGGAAAGATAGGTTGCAGGCGGGATGTTCTCGCGGGCGTGGCGGCTTTCGTCGATGTTCCAGGCCCCGAAGGCGCCGCAGGAGAGCGTCACGCCGAGCGCCCGCTTCTCCCAATCGGCGTGGAAGATCGGTTCGTTCCGCTCCGGCGCGACCGGGCCGAAACCGTGCAGGCCGCCGAGGTCGTGCGGCCCGTTCATGGCTGTGCCTCCGGCGGGAGCGCAAGGCCGGTGCCGATCATCGCATCGCGCGTCACGAGGTCCGCCAGCGCCTCCTGGTCCAGTCCTTCCGTGCCGGCCGGGCGCTCGGGAACCACGAGATAGCGCAGTTCCGCCGTCGAATCCCATACGCGGATTTTCGTGTCAGAGGGCAGCGTCACGCCGAATTCCGCCAGCACGCCGCGTGGATCCATGACCGCCCGCGACCGGTAGGCCGGCGCCTTGTACCAGACGGGCGGCAGGCCAAGCACGGACCAGGGATAACAGGAGCAGAGCGTGCAGACGACGAGATTGTGGGTTTCCGCGTCGTTGAAGACGGCGCGCATATGCTCGCCCTGCCGGCCGGTATAGCCGAGGCTGGCAATCGCCGCGGTCGCATCCCGCTTCAACCAGTCGGCGAAATCCGGCTCCGCCCAGGCCTTGGCAACGACGCGCGCGCCGTTGCGCGGGCCGATCTTCGTCTCGTAGGTATCGACGATGACGTCGATCGCCTTCGGATCGATCAACCCCTTCTCCGTCAGGATGGTTTCGAGCGCGCGCACCCGCGCTTCCATCGGCGAGAAATGGTTGTCGTGGTGATGATGGTCGTCGTGATCGTGATCGTGCGGCGGCAAGGCGCTTTCCTCCGGCTTTGCCTATTCATAGTCCGCTAGCGCAGCATCGGCCAGAGGCTCGCGACGAGCAGGAGCGCCATGGTGATGTTGAACCATTTGAGCCGCACGGGAACGGAAAGCCATTCGCGCAGCGCCGAGCCGAAACCGGCCCAGGTGGAGACGCTCGGGAAATTGACGATGGCGAAGGCGACGCCGACGA
It includes:
- a CDS encoding pyridoxine 5'-phosphate synthase — encoded protein: MPAKLSVNLNAIAMLRNRRDLPWPSVTGLGRIALEAGASGLTVHPRPDQRHVRFSDLAPIRALIDTEFSDTEFNIEGFPEESFMRLVEEHRPEQVTLVPDDPAQATSDHGWDFRKNHNLLGNIVGRLKKLGLRVSVFADGEPDREALTIARELGADRIELYTGPYGGCYDDPAEAARIVELLGETADIAFELGLDVNAGHDLTVANLPALVARIPRLAEVSIGHGLTADALEYGMAESVRRFCRACGQDV
- a CDS encoding MerR family transcriptional regulator, translating into MTNESKKAEARAGARKSIRFLPVAPLPENLPDGRLAIADMANAFGVTHRTLHFYEEKGLLTAARVGPMRVYGPTEIQQMAVVNTCRETGMPVAVIQELLERLSAAESQEEADGIFRTAMTARKRELAAQQSTIRRQMQQINELLDFSAAHEAETNDNIQQANLSPVELRCLALMAEGYPTSRIARALEIEPGEVQVMEKNIIAKFSSNNRFQAVAKAVMLGIVGH
- a CDS encoding ATP-dependent DNA helicase; amino-acid sequence: MEFAPQQDEALKAVARWLKEGREPLFRLFGYAGTGKTTLARHFAENVDGEVLFAAFTGKAAQVLRSKGATNAKTIHSLIYRPRGEEEVSDEETGKTSISPMFSINRQSPVAKAALVVVDECSMVDEALGRDLMSFGTPILVLGDPGQLPPVSGGGYFTNQEPDYLLTEIHRQARDNPIIDLAMQVREGKDIGYGEYGAARVIGRNEVDQSLVLDADQVLVGTNRTRRRYNQRLRELKGFTTDYPQSGDKLVCLRNDPAKGLLNGSLWQVMSSSKETVKPGINLMIRPEDDDMDRGAAKIKLLKAAFENIEEEIPWSTRKRYDEFDFGYALTVHKAQGSQWNNVVLFDESFAFRDTRERWLYTAITRAAETLTVVR
- a CDS encoding AbrB family transcriptional regulator, yielding MPPASRPPNDGTNAPTGFGRLPAPLQWGLVACLSVLTTVPLEAAGFPAALLMGPMLAGIFVALGGGSIRLPRIFFFAVQVVLALIIATMVSQDFVGTFLENWPLMLLVVVSVISVSTLSGWLIARTGILPGTTAIWGSSAGAASTMMIMAEAYGADARLVAFMQYLRVVFVASFATLVAHFGGHDGAAMPPHAWFEPVPMLPLAAMLAVGILAGLAGQKLRIPAGAFLVPFALASVLNSSGTVTIVLPQWLLVIAFTLLGWNIGLGFTRAILLHARRALLPTVASIIALISFSGLLAGLLILVLGIDPLTAYLATSPGGLDSIAVIAASSKVDVAFVMTLQTARLILVTLIGPWLARFLADRS
- a CDS encoding nitrile hydratase accessory protein; this encodes MSRCETLADSPGLPKSAEGDPVFAEPWQAQAFAMTVRLHEQGVFTWADWAEALSREVHRPGRAEDGADYFDCWVAALAGLLSERGVASEAEQAALSERWARAAEATPHGSPILLENAPG
- the nthB gene encoding nitrile hydratase subunit beta, with the protein product MNGPHDLGGLHGFGPVAPERNEPIFHADWEKRALGVTLSCGAFGAWNIDESRHARENIPPATYLSASYYEIWIRALETLLQRHGFVSAGELAEGRKMEKGAEPKRVLKADMVPAVLAKGGPCDRPLDTTPRFDAGERVRTRNFNPATHTRLPRYAREKVGVIEAVQGSFVFPDENAHGKGENPQWVYTVVFDGAEIWGEGAEPGLTVSIDAWESYLEPV
- the nthA gene encoding nitrile hydratase subunit alpha; this encodes MEARVRALETILTEKGLIDPKAIDVIVDTYETKIGPRNGARVVAKAWAEPDFADWLKRDATAAIASLGYTGRQGEHMRAVFNDAETHNLVVCTLCSCYPWSVLGLPPVWYKAPAYRSRAVMDPRGVLAEFGVTLPSDTKIRVWDSTAELRYLVVPERPAGTEGLDQEALADLVTRDAMIGTGLALPPEAQP